From the genome of Papio anubis isolate 15944 unplaced genomic scaffold, Panubis1.0 scaffold137, whole genome shotgun sequence, one region includes:
- the LOC116272610 gene encoding aromatase-like: MVLEMLNPMHYNITSMVPEAMPAATMPILLLTGLFLLVWNYEGTSSIPGPGYCMGIGPLISHGRFLWMGIGSACNYYNRVYGEFMRVWISGEETLIISKSSSMFHIMKHNHYSSRFGSKLGLQCIGMHEKGIIFNNNPDLWKTTRPFFMKALSGPGLVRMVTVCAESLKTHLDRLEEVTNESGYVDVLTLLRRVMLDTSNMLFLRIPLDGTDIFTLAS; encoded by the exons ATGGTTTTGGAAATGCTGAACCCGATGCATTATAACATCACCAGCATGGTGCCTGAGGCCATGCCTGCTGCCACCATGCCAATCCTGCTCCTCACTGGCCTTTTTCTCTTGGTGTGGAATTATGAGGGTACATCCTCAATACCAG GTCCTGGCTACTGCATGGGAATTGGACCCCTCATCTCCCATGGCAGATTCCTGTGGATGGGGATCGGCAGTGCCTGCAACTACTACAACCGGGTGTATGGAGAATTCATGCGAGTCTGGATCTCTGGAGAGGAAACACTCATTATCAGCAA gtCCTCAAGTATGTTCCACATAATGAAGCACAATCATTACAGCTCTCGGTTCGGCAGCAAACTTGGGCTGCAGTGCATCGGTATGCATGAGAAAGGCATCATATTTAACAACAATCCAGATCTCTGGAAAACAACTCGACCCTTCTTTATGAAAG CTCTGTCGGGCCCCGGCCTTGTTCGCATGGTCACAGTCTGTGCTGAATCCCTCAAAACACATCTGGACAGGTTGGAGGAAGTGACCAATGAATCAGGCTACGTGGACGTGTTGACCCTCCTGCGGCGTGTCATGCTGGACACCTCTAACATGCTCTTCTTGAGGATCCCTTTGGATGGTACTGACATTTTCACTCTCGCATCTTGA